A genome region from Triticum aestivum cultivar Chinese Spring chromosome 2B, IWGSC CS RefSeq v2.1, whole genome shotgun sequence includes the following:
- the LOC123041892 gene encoding G-type lectin S-receptor-like serine/threonine-protein kinase At1g34300 yields MSIAIVGMVLSFGATVAVVYVVYRHVKKHDVPAISIIAASVKTAGITTGTLLHAVVPDSQIRDATVEGFLKEIAGDKPIRFTARQLWGFTNNYSLLRQDRRRGLGKSGVVYRGVLPNGLPVAVKPVGVARGLRYLHEECQQKIVHYDVKPGNVLLDVGLAPKVAGFGLAQLMNRADTHATVSGMRGTPGYAAPELWMQVGVTEKCDVYSFGILLFEILGRRRNFDEAAPESRRWFPKLAWAKYECDELAEVVDSRGSAEEEKGRETARSMCEVAFWCVQQLPKARPTMGTVVKMLEGEMYIPPRPNPFQHLMAVPEVAWT; encoded by the exons ATGTCCATTGCCATCG TTGGTATGGTGCTGAGCTTCGGAGCAACCGTCGCCGTAGTCTACGTCGTGTACAGGCACGTCAAGAAGCACGACGTCCCCGCCATCAGCATCATCGCCGCGAGCGTCAAGACGGCGGGGATCACTACTGGTACGTTGCTGCACGCGGTGGTGCCGGACTCCCAGATACGGGACGCCACCGTCGAGGGGTTCCTCAAGGAGATCGCCGGCGACAAGCCCATCCGGTTCACCGCGCGGCAGCTCTGGGGGTTCACCAACAACTACTCACTACTCAGACAGGATCGGCGCCGGGGGCTCGGGAAGTCGGGAGTCGTGTACAGGGGCGTGCTCCCGAACGGACTCCCGGTCGCTGTGAAGC CCGTCGGTGTCGCGAGGGGCCTCCGGTACCTCCACGAGGAGTGCCAACAGAAGATCGTGCACTACGACGTCAAGCCCGGCAACGTGCTCCTCGACGTCGGCCTCGCTCCCAAGGTGGCCGGCTTTGGCCTCGCGCAGCTGATGAACCGGGCGGACACGCACGCGACCGTCTCGGGGATGCGTGGCACACCCGGGTACGCCGCGCCGGAGCTGTGGATGCAGGTGGGCGTCACCGAGAAGtgcgacgtgtacagcttcggcaTCCTCCTGTTCGAGATCCTCGGCCGGAGGAGGAACTTCGACGAGGCGGCGCCGGAGAGTCGGCGGTGGTTCCCGAAGCTGGCGTGGGCCAAATACGAGTGCGACGAGCTCGCGGAGGTCGTTGATAGCCGTGGCAGCGCGGAGGAGGAGAAGGGCAGGGAGACGGCGAGGAGTATGTGCGAGGTGGCGTTCTGGTGCGTGCAGCAGCTGCCGAAGGCGAGGCCGACCATGGGCACAGTAGTGAAGATGCTGGAAGGGGAGATGTACATTCCTCCTCGGCCGAACCCGTTTCAGCATCTCATGGCTGTGCCGGAGGTGGCGTGGACGTGA